TGTTGATAAAAACCGCACTAATAAATATGAAAAATAACTCCGACATAAATTGATAACTGAATAATTGACCGCATATTTTAACGGTTCTTCAAAGAAGAAAGTATAATATTTGTCAAACTAGTGAGATTTTTTTATGCAGAGATATGGTGAGTTGGATGCTTCTTACAAAGCTGCCGGTGAAGAGCAGGGCATTCGTAAATTGGTTGATGAGTTTTATCAGCAGATGGAAACTTTGGAGCGAGGACAGCACATTCGTTCCATGCACACAGAATCTTTGGAAGTGATTAAGGACAAATTATCTTTGTTTTTAATGGCATGGTTGGGAGGCCCGAAAATCTATCGCCAGAAATATGGTGGTATATCGATCCCGATGGCACACAAACATCTGGTTGTGACAGAACAGGAAAGAGATGATTGGTTGTATTGCATGCAAGTAGCTTTGAAAAAACAAGACTATGCCGAAGATTTCAAAGAATATCTAATCAAACAATTATCAGTTCCTGCGGAAAGAATTAGGCAGGTTTCGAGGGATATATGATTAATTAATCCCTTTTTTATGCCATACGGATCAAGTAGAACTCACTTATTTAGGTTATATTTTGAAAAATTATTGTTTAATAATGAAATAGTAGAAAAAATGTGATTTAATTTACAATTTGACAATAGGTATTAGGTATGAAAAAAAATAAAAATTTAACTTCTTTGCTATCTATGGTGTTGGCTATATTTTTTAGTTTTAGTGCAATTGCTACAGATGCAAATAATACTTCCGAGTTATTATCACCTTCTAATAAACCACAGCCGGTTATTTTAGGGACAAATAATTTGCCGACAATATTTGCAGCAAATAACGGTGGCGATCCTGGTGGTGGCATCTATTTTGATCTTGAAAACGTAGGTAGTGAAGCAATCGTAATTAACAGTTGGGATGTTAATACAGAGGATCAGACAACTGTTAATGTATGGACAAGGCCAGGTACTTATGCTGGGTTTGAAACTACTACTACCGGTTGGACTTTACTCGGAACCGATAGCACTGTAGTGGCTCAAGGTGTTGACACACCAACGTCAGTTGCTGTTGGTGGTCTTATCATTCAACCTGGTGAAGTTTATGGTATTGCTATGGAAGGAGATGGTTCATGGATTTATACAAATGGTGATGGTACTAATCAGGTTTATATCATGGTGTTTTAGAATTAAGAGCCGGTAGTGCGAATAATATCGCATTTAATTCTGGTGTCTTCAGCCCAGAGTATGGAATGGTGTTGTTTACTATGGTCCTGCAGGTCCACCACCTGTTATTCCAAGTTTAAGTTTCTGGGGTTTGATGTTATTGGTATTAACGTTAATCGCTTTTTCTTATTCAAGATTTTATAGAAATAACTAATCAGGTTTGACATAAAAGAATAAAAAAGCCCGAGGTTTAATAAATAACCTCAGGCTTTTTTATTTTTTACGATATTTGTTGTGAGAAATTCAATAATTAGTTTTTTCACTTCTTTATGAAACAACATTCTGAAATGATTGGTGTTTACTGATGTATGTTTATCAATCCAATCAGCTTGGGTTTCAACAAGAGCAACAGTGCCATCGTTGGGTTCGGGAAGCTTTGTTACCAATTTGGCTATGCCAATGCCATTAGATGTTCCTGCAATCATGCAGGAATTTCGGAAAATTTCAGGATTCACAACGCCATTTTCAAGCGGTTCTTGAGCGTGTTTCAGCATCCAGCGACTCCACCTTTTTTTTGACATTGCTTTTGCAGCCTGAGAACCATTGATTGGAGATCCTAGCATCACCAGTT
This genomic interval from Gammaproteobacteria bacterium contains the following:
- a CDS encoding group II truncated hemoglobin, producing MQRYGELDASYKAAGEEQGIRKLVDEFYQQMETLERGQHIRSMHTESLEVIKDKLSLFLMAWLGGPKIYRQKYGGISIPMAHKHLVVTEQERDDWLYCMQVALKKQDYAEDFKEYLIKQLSVPAERIRQVSRDI
- a CDS encoding alpha/beta hydrolase, with the protein product MINTEQQAVVLVHGLWMSRWTFFSIARSLEDQGYKVYRFGWKTSTRPFSFNMLKLQSFVNSVSEKTVHLVVHSMGGILSMRTMPNIRKQGKLVMLGSPINGSQAAKAMSKKRWSRWMLKHAQEPLENGVVNPEIFRNSCMIAGTSNGIGIAKLVTKLPEPNDGTVALVETQADWIDKHTSVNTNHFRMLFHKEVKKLIIEFLTTNIVKNKKA